In Xenopus laevis strain J_2021 chromosome 2S, Xenopus_laevis_v10.1, whole genome shotgun sequence, a genomic segment contains:
- the gpr37l1.S gene encoding G-protein coupled receptor 37-like 1: MRVLRIQRVSLVIVGILLTSIVTPVRSGKEHDGELELEEELAAKSTEPIRLRAKRGSQQEPRKSQVALGYPRLINPPPSRTPMLNQILNDTSITSTWHPQLQNPLYPLGESSFSAYGVLLLSLVVFAVGIIGNLSVMCIVWHSLYLKSAWDSILAGLALWDFMLLFFCLPVVVFHEITRHRLLGVVSCRAVPYMEVSSLGVSTFSLCALGIDRFQSITSPQVAPRPVEGCQSILGKLAVIWLGSLILALPEILLWQFTQEQSPGSNIVIDTCIMLPAPNLPPVLHSLVLTYQHARMWWFLGCYFCLPLLFTITSLLVTLRIVGTTKDIKYGQCQRQLSWIVASLATVYGVCTLPENITNAIITYTSLDVPRDLLSLITQFFLFLKCAVTPVLLLCLSKQLGQAFLDCCCCCCEEAVRSDSKQHAISERKEPAEEPLTLPYNTRESELHLGTPC, from the exons ATGAGAGTTTTAAGGATTCAGAGAGTATCCCTGGTGATTGTGGGCATTTTGCTGACAAGCATAGTAACTCCGGTTAGGTCTGGAAAAGAACACGACGGGGAACTGGAACTAGAGGAGGAACTTGCAGCAAAATCTACTGAACCTATAAGGCTTCGAGCAAAACGAGGATCACAACAAGAGCCAAGAAAGAGTCAGGTGGCATTAGGGTACCCAAGGCTTATCAATCCACCACCAAGTAGAACGCCTATGCTCAATCAGATTCTGAATGATACATCCATAACTTCTACCTGGCACCCACAGTTACAGAACCCACTATATCCTTTAGGTGAAAGTTCGTTTAGTGCCTATGGTGTGCTGTTGCTATCCTTGGTGGTTTTTGCTGTTGGCATCATTGGCAACCTATCAGTAATGTGCATTGTGTGGCATAGCTTATATTTAAAGAGTGCCTGGGACTCTATATTGGCCGGTCTTGCACTCTGGGATTTTATGCTACTCTTCTTCTGTTTACCAGTGGTCGTCTTCCATGAAATAACTCGACATAGACTGCTTGGTGTGGTATCCTGTCGGGCTGTGCCATATATGGAG GTTTCCTCCCTTGGAGTTTCAACATTCTCACTATGTGCTTTGGGCATTGATCGATTCCAGTCAATCACCTCACCTCAGGTGGCACCCCGACCAGTGGAAGGATGCCAGTCCATTCTGGGCAAACTAGCCGTAATCTGGTTGGGGTCGCTGATACTTGCCCTTCCAGAGATACTCCTGTGGCAATTCACACAAGAGCAGTCCCCAGGGTCCAACATTGTTATTGATACATGCATTATGCTTCCTGCCCCCAATCTACCACCAGTTTTGCATTCTCTTGTTCTTACCTACCAGCATGCACGCATGTGGTGGTTCCTGGGATGCTACTTTTGTCTTCCCCTTCTGTTCACCATTACCTCTTTGCTGGTGACACTTCGTATTGTTGGAACAACAAAGGACATCAAGTATGGACAGTGCCAACGACAGCTTAGCTGGATAGTTGCAAGTCTGGCTACAGTATATGGTGTCTGTACTCTTCCTGAAAATATCACTAATGCCATAATCACTTATACAAGCTTGGATGTTCCAAGGGATCTGCTGTCACTTATCACTCAGTTCTTCTTGTTCTTGAAGTGTGCAGTGACACCAGTTCTGCTTCTATGTCTCTCCAAACAGCTGGGGCAGGCCTTCCTggattgctgctgctgttgttgtgaAGAGGCAGTTAGGTCAGACTCAAAGCAACACGCTATATCAGAGAGGAAGGAACCTGCAGAGGAGCCGCTGACTCTTCCATACAATACAAGGGAGTCAGAGCTTCATCTGGGAACACCATGTTAA